The Ruminococcus bovis genome includes a region encoding these proteins:
- the rsmD gene encoding 16S rRNA (guanine(966)-N(2))-methyltransferase RsmD — MRVITGIAKGTRLRTLEGNDVRPTTDRVKEGIFSALQFGIEGRTFLDLFAGSGQMGIEAISRGAKKAVFVDSSKKSLQVVNENIEKCKFQDKSKVVNGSAVSFLKMNKEKFDIAFLDPPYRQGLLEEVLPLVFENMKETGVVLCEHPVDEKIIEKYSNFSLDREYRYGKIKVSSFCYKENIE; from the coding sequence ATGAGAGTTATTACAGGAATAGCAAAAGGTACAAGACTGAGAACTCTGGAGGGTAATGATGTAAGACCTACTACAGACAGAGTAAAGGAAGGTATCTTTTCTGCTTTACAATTTGGAATAGAAGGTAGAACTTTTCTTGATTTGTTTGCCGGTAGTGGACAAATGGGAATAGAAGCTATCTCAAGAGGTGCAAAGAAAGCTGTGTTTGTTGACAGTAGCAAAAAGTCTTTGCAAGTAGTAAATGAGAATATTGAAAAATGTAAATTTCAAGATAAATCAAAGGTCGTTAACGGCTCAGCAGTAAGTTTCTTAAAGATGAATAAGGAGAAGTTTGATATTGCTTTTCTTGACCCACCATATAGACAAGGACTACTTGAAGAAGTACTGCCTTTGGTATTTGAAAATATGAAAGAAACCGGTGTTGTACTATGTGAACATCCTGTTGATGAAAAAATTATTGAAAAATATTCTAATTTTAGCCTTGACAGAGAATATCGCTATGGTAAAATAAAGGTAAGCAGTTTTTGTTACAAAGAAAATATTGAGTAG
- the coaD gene encoding pantetheine-phosphate adenylyltransferase, translating to MDKIAICPGSFDPVTLGHIDIIERASKMFNKVIVAVMVNPNKQPSFSINERIDLLKEATTHISNLEIVSFNGLLASYAKERSAVAVVKGLRAVSDFEYEFQMALTNKKLNPDLETIFLTTSAKYMYLSSSMVKQVASFGGDISDFVPACLYDKIYSRLKGVN from the coding sequence ATGGATAAAATAGCAATTTGTCCGGGTAGCTTTGATCCGGTAACCCTTGGACATATTGATATTATAGAAAGAGCATCCAAGATGTTCAACAAAGTTATTGTTGCCGTTATGGTTAATCCAAATAAACAACCAAGTTTTTCTATTAACGAACGAATTGATTTGTTAAAGGAAGCGACAACACATATCAGCAATTTGGAGATTGTATCTTTTAATGGTCTTTTGGCAAGTTATGCAAAGGAAAGATCAGCAGTTGCAGTTGTTAAGGGGTTAAGAGCTGTATCTGACTTTGAATATGAATTTCAAATGGCTTTAACAAACAAAAAACTCAATCCCGATTTGGAAACTATCTTCCTAACTACCAGTGCAAAGTATATGTACTTAAGCTCTAGTATGGTTAAGCAGGTAGCATCCTTCGGTGGGGACATTAGTGATTTTGTTCCGGCTTGTTTGTATGACAAAATATACAGTAGATTAAAAGGAGTTAATTAA
- a CDS encoding ATP synthase subunit B family protein has product MRVEDLINELEDMMNDAKVLPLTGGKAVVDTEAVLDILDDIQDALPGEVRQAKSIVADRSQILAEAKKEAEEIIRAGEEKKKQLVAEDEITKQAQAQAADILSDAKKKSSEMKKAANGYVTDLMKRADETLTDLTNEIRKTRQDIQAQKKD; this is encoded by the coding sequence ATGAGAGTGGAAGACCTAATCAATGAGTTAGAAGATATGATGAACGATGCAAAAGTTCTACCTTTAACAGGTGGTAAGGCTGTTGTAGATACAGAAGCAGTTCTTGATATCCTTGACGACATTCAGGATGCACTACCTGGTGAAGTTAGACAGGCTAAGAGCATTGTTGCCGATAGAAGCCAGATTCTTGCTGAAGCTAAGAAGGAAGCAGAAGAAATTATCCGTGCCGGTGAAGAAAAGAAGAAGCAGTTAGTTGCTGAAGATGAAATCACAAAACAGGCACAGGCTCAGGCAGCAGACATCCTAAGTGATGCAAAGAAGAAGTCTTCTGAAATGAAGAAAGCAGCTAACGGTTATGTTACTGACCTAATGAAGAGAGCTGATGAAACTCTAACAGATTTAACTAACGAAATCCGTAAGACTCGTCAGGACATTCAGGCTCAGAAGAAAGACTGA
- a CDS encoding division/cell wall cluster transcriptional repressor MraZ gives MFSGTTVHSVDAKGRIVLPQKFREELGEEFYVTNGFSENIQIMSVDEFNRLREQIRELPANKAMALQYLLLSAATLVSPNGQGRIQIPQKLREDSAIQGEAVVVGMDSRIEVWNKDKFDAFMAKQRQELEDALQLIKF, from the coding sequence ATGTTTTCCGGTACAACAGTTCATTCAGTTGACGCAAAAGGCAGAATTGTACTGCCACAGAAATTCAGAGAAGAACTTGGTGAAGAATTTTATGTAACCAATGGCTTTTCTGAAAATATACAGATTATGTCTGTTGATGAGTTTAATCGTCTAAGAGAGCAGATAAGGGAGCTACCTGCTAACAAAGCTATGGCACTTCAGTATTTGCTTTTATCTGCAGCAACACTAGTTAGTCCAAACGGTCAGGGTAGAATTCAAATTCCCCAAAAATTGCGTGAGGACAGCGCCATCCAAGGTGAGGCTGTAGTTGTTGGTATGGATAGTCGTATTGAAGTATGGAACAAAGATAAGTTCGATGCATTTATGGCTAAACAACGCCAAGAACTTGAGGATGCTCTTCAGCTTATTAAGTTTTAA
- the rsmH gene encoding 16S rRNA (cytosine(1402)-N(4))-methyltransferase RsmH: MEFNHISVLLNECIEGLNINPNGIYVDGTAGGGGHSAEILKKLDCGKLISIDRDPDAITTISERFKNEPNSIIVNGCFGDMKKLLNDRGIYQVDGVLLDIGVSSHQLDTDERGFSFHKDAPLDMRMSQSGTSAEDLVNDLSYEELRDIIYRYGEDKFAPSIAKGIVKAREEERITTTLQLAEIIKNSVPQKVRREGHPARKTFQALRIEVNGELTQLENGLDEAFEMLSPKGRLAVISFHSLEDRIVKQKMASWCKGCTCPKDFPVCVCGNVPKAKLVNRKPIEATQEELDKNPRSRSAKLRICEKI, encoded by the coding sequence ATGGAATTTAATCATATTTCAGTTCTTCTCAATGAATGTATTGAGGGACTGAACATTAACCCTAACGGAATTTATGTTGACGGTACAGCAGGTGGTGGCGGTCACTCAGCAGAAATTCTAAAGAAACTTGATTGTGGCAAACTGATTTCTATTGACAGAGATCCGGATGCTATTACAACAATTTCCGAAAGATTTAAAAATGAGCCAAATTCAATTATTGTAAATGGTTGTTTTGGTGATATGAAAAAGCTATTAAACGACAGAGGTATTTATCAAGTAGATGGTGTTCTTCTTGATATTGGTGTCAGTTCTCATCAGTTAGATACTGACGAAAGAGGTTTTAGCTTCCATAAGGATGCACCTTTAGATATGAGAATGAGCCAAAGTGGTACTTCTGCTGAGGATTTAGTTAATGACTTAAGTTATGAAGAACTTAGAGATATTATATATCGCTATGGTGAAGATAAATTTGCACCATCTATTGCAAAGGGTATAGTTAAAGCAAGAGAAGAAGAAAGAATTACTACTACTCTTCAACTTGCTGAGATTATTAAGAATTCTGTACCTCAAAAGGTTAGAAGAGAAGGTCACCCTGCAAGAAAGACTTTCCAGGCACTTAGAATTGAAGTAAATGGAGAACTTACTCAGCTTGAAAACGGTCTTGATGAAGCATTTGAAATGCTAAGTCCAAAGGGCAGACTTGCAGTTATTTCTTTCCATTCATTAGAGGATAGAATAGTAAAGCAAAAGATGGCATCTTGGTGCAAGGGTTGTACTTGTCCAAAGGACTTTCCGGTATGTGTTTGTGGAAATGTACCAAAGGCAAAGCTGGTAAACCGTAAGCCTATAGAGGCTACACAGGAAGAACTGGACAAAAACCCTAGAAGTAGAAGTGCAAAACTAAGGATTTGCGAAAAAATTTAG
- a CDS encoding cell division protein FtsL: MAFLSSNNAYDISVFEDENLENQDLHKKNKVVKIPKKKIEQAKRRKRNPLKLTVGFLFSAVVVAVVGMIIYSQVQLTELNQKISEAQETLENSQSEYTQMQMNVDAKYTTSIIEEYAQDKLGMTKANSSQKEFVDLSSGDKAKVVEKEDKSIFDTIVDWISSIWS, from the coding sequence ATGGCATTTTTGAGCAGTAATAATGCTTATGACATTTCTGTTTTTGAAGATGAAAATCTTGAGAATCAGGACTTACATAAGAAAAATAAGGTAGTAAAAATACCTAAGAAAAAAATTGAACAAGCAAAAAGACGCAAACGCAATCCTTTGAAGTTAACTGTCGGTTTCTTGTTTTCTGCAGTTGTTGTAGCAGTAGTTGGTATGATTATTTATAGCCAAGTTCAGCTAACAGAATTAAATCAGAAAATTTCAGAAGCACAGGAAACATTAGAGAATAGCCAAAGTGAATATACTCAAATGCAAATGAATGTTGATGCTAAATACACAACTTCTATTATTGAGGAATATGCACAGGATAAACTAGGTATGACTAAAGCAAACAGTAGCCAAAAGGAATTTGTGGATTTATCTAGCGGGGATAAAGCCAAGGTTGTTGAAAAAGAGGATAAAAGTATTTTTGATACTATAGTAGATTGGATATCCTCAATTTGGTCATAA
- a CDS encoding penicillin-binding transpeptidase domain-containing protein — MAKNVKGVNQKLRHRTMILLAIILVIGFGAATCRLAFLQVVKGESLSQKAVEQQLHDTEISAKRGTIYDRTGKVLAQSASVWRVVMAPANFKTDEQREYVAKNLSKILDLDYDEVLKETKENSYYVSVKRKIETKERNKILKLQDTLSEKYQLENVIQLLDDYKRYYPYNELASSVIGFTGEDDQGLEGLEYQYNKYLSGTSGRLISARNSQGVDMPFAYEQSVDAKDGNNLVLTIDETVQAVVEKYMQQNIITNKVYNRGCAIMMDVTNGEIIAMATVGGYDLNEPYTIADETKQKEIKAITDKKKKNKAYNEALAEQWRNKAISDTYYPGSVFKIITSAMALEEGVVNADTSTFNCTGSMQVSDRLIHCHDWNGHGTQTFEQAIINSCNPAFMQIGAKVGAAKFWEYYQAFGYSELTGIDLPGESDDQFFTPDGSMGVVDLAVASFGQGFSITPIQMITAVSAVANGGNLVQPHVVKQIQDSNGNVVQNYDTKIKRKVVSSSVSKTLNTILQHNSEQGGVKCGYVAGYRVAGKTGTSEKLVDSNGDGVEDYIASFLGYAPADNPKYAMLMFFDTPTGDNYYGSVVAAPVFSQIMEEVLPYLEVETEYTDSEREDLDVIADQYVGLSTEDAQQKISDAGLTPVVKGSGSKVIAQMPESNSTVPKGGTVVLYTDKSSAKETVEVPNLLDMSLSDVNSIASQYGLNVSVKGTSSTSGDGISTKQSIAEGTKVSEGTVITVTFSPQSGIAE, encoded by the coding sequence TTGGCTAAGAATGTAAAAGGCGTAAATCAAAAGTTACGACATAGAACAATGATTCTTTTGGCTATTATTTTGGTTATTGGTTTTGGTGCTGCTACTTGTAGACTTGCATTTTTGCAAGTGGTTAAGGGAGAAAGTTTAAGCCAAAAGGCTGTTGAACAACAGTTACATGATACTGAGATTTCAGCAAAACGAGGAACTATCTATGATAGAACCGGTAAAGTATTAGCCCAGAGTGCTTCGGTATGGCGAGTTGTTATGGCTCCTGCTAACTTCAAAACTGATGAACAGAGAGAGTATGTAGCTAAAAATCTTTCAAAAATTCTTGATTTGGATTATGATGAAGTTTTAAAGGAAACTAAAGAAAATTCATATTATGTTAGTGTTAAGAGAAAAATAGAAACAAAAGAAAGAAATAAAATTTTAAAATTACAAGATACTTTAAGTGAAAAATATCAATTGGAAAATGTTATTCAGCTACTTGATGACTACAAGAGATATTATCCTTATAACGAACTTGCTTCTTCAGTAATCGGTTTTACCGGTGAAGACGACCAAGGTCTTGAAGGTCTTGAGTATCAGTACAATAAGTATTTGTCAGGTACAAGTGGCAGACTAATTTCAGCACGAAATTCACAAGGTGTTGATATGCCGTTTGCCTATGAACAAAGTGTTGATGCTAAAGACGGTAACAACCTAGTTCTTACTATTGATGAAACAGTTCAAGCTGTTGTTGAAAAGTATATGCAACAGAACATCATAACTAATAAGGTTTATAACCGTGGTTGTGCTATTATGATGGATGTTACAAATGGTGAAATTATTGCTATGGCTACAGTCGGTGGCTATGACCTTAACGAACCTTATACAATAGCCGATGAAACAAAGCAAAAAGAAATCAAAGCTATTACAGATAAAAAGAAAAAGAACAAAGCCTATAATGAGGCTTTAGCTGAACAGTGGCGTAATAAAGCTATTTCCGACACTTATTATCCGGGTTCGGTATTTAAGATTATTACTTCTGCTATGGCACTTGAAGAAGGTGTTGTTAATGCAGATACAAGTACTTTCAACTGTACCGGTTCTATGCAGGTAAGTGATAGACTTATCCACTGTCATGACTGGAACGGTCATGGTACACAGACTTTTGAACAAGCAATTATCAATTCTTGTAACCCTGCATTTATGCAGATTGGTGCAAAAGTAGGTGCAGCAAAGTTCTGGGAATACTATCAGGCATTTGGTTATTCCGAATTAACAGGTATTGACCTACCGGGTGAAAGTGACGACCAGTTCTTTACACCGGACGGTTCAATGGGTGTTGTTGACCTTGCAGTTGCTTCTTTCGGTCAAGGTTTCTCAATTACTCCAATTCAGATGATTACTGCCGTATCAGCAGTTGCAAACGGTGGTAACTTGGTTCAACCACATGTTGTAAAGCAAATTCAGGACAGCAACGGTAATGTTGTACAAAACTATGATACAAAGATTAAGAGAAAAGTTGTATCAAGCAGCGTATCTAAAACATTAAACACAATTCTACAACACAACTCAGAACAGGGCGGTGTAAAGTGTGGTTATGTTGCAGGTTACAGAGTAGCCGGTAAAACAGGTACATCAGAAAAATTGGTAGATAGCAATGGTGATGGTGTAGAAGATTACATTGCGTCTTTCCTAGGTTATGCTCCTGCAGATAACCCAAAATATGCAATGCTAATGTTCTTTGATACTCCTACAGGTGATAACTACTACGGTTCTGTTGTAGCAGCACCTGTATTCTCACAGATTATGGAAGAAGTTTTACCTTACTTAGAGGTTGAAACAGAATATACAGATAGCGAAAGAGAAGACTTAGATGTTATTGCCGATCAGTATGTTGGTCTATCAACAGAAGATGCACAACAAAAGATTTCTGATGCCGGACTTACACCGGTAGTTAAGGGTTCAGGTAGCAAGGTTATTGCTCAAATGCCGGAATCAAATTCTACTGTACCAAAGGGTGGAACAGTTGTTCTTTATACCGACAAATCTTCGGCAAAAGAAACGGTAGAAGTACCTAACTTACTTGATATGAGTTTAAGTGATGTAAACAGTATTGCTTCTCAGTATGGACTGAATGTATCTGTTAAGGGTACTTCAAGTACAAGTGGTGACGGTATCTCTACAAAGCAAAGTATAGCTGAGGGTACTAAGGTTAGTGAAGGTACAGTTATTACAGTTACCTTCTCGCCACAAAGTGGTATTGCAGAATAA
- the mraY gene encoding phospho-N-acetylmuramoyl-pentapeptide-transferase, translating into MTTGLWELVGAVVAFVLSAVIGRFLIPILHKLKYGQTILDIGPSWHKKKQGTPTMGGIMFIIGIVVATVIAIPCLSIFGDIYEPTGYSYNKEVLMVFVSLGMAVLYGAVGFLDDYIKVVKKRNLGLTAKQKLVFQFAIAIAFVVINAFFGYGDTTYIPFAGTVHMGNFAIIYHIISVIVIVGVVNAVNLADGIDGLVGSETFFVAIFYMIISSIMTSSATGVLSAAVAGGCLGFLLWNFNPAKVFMGDTGSLFLGGIVCAMAYSMNMPVILIPMALTYLLEMLSVILQVTYFKITHGKRLFKMSPIHHHFEKCGWSETKIVVVFSAFTIVICGIVTALVILGL; encoded by the coding sequence ATGACAACAGGATTATGGGAACTTGTGGGTGCAGTTGTTGCATTCGTTCTTTCAGCAGTAATAGGAAGATTTTTGATTCCGATTTTACACAAGTTAAAGTATGGTCAGACAATTCTTGATATTGGACCATCTTGGCATAAGAAAAAGCAAGGTACTCCAACAATGGGTGGCATTATGTTTATCATCGGTATTGTTGTTGCAACAGTAATTGCAATTCCTTGTTTATCAATTTTCGGTGATATTTATGAACCAACAGGTTATTCTTATAACAAAGAGGTTCTAATGGTATTTGTCAGCCTAGGTATGGCTGTACTTTACGGTGCAGTTGGTTTCCTTGATGACTATATTAAGGTTGTTAAGAAAAGAAACCTTGGTCTAACTGCTAAGCAGAAACTAGTGTTCCAGTTTGCAATTGCAATTGCATTCGTTGTAATCAATGCTTTCTTTGGCTATGGTGACACAACATATATTCCTTTTGCAGGTACTGTTCATATGGGCAACTTTGCAATTATCTACCACATTATCAGTGTAATTGTTATTGTTGGTGTGGTTAACGCAGTTAACCTAGCTGATGGTATTGATGGTCTTGTTGGTTCAGAAACATTCTTTGTTGCTATTTTCTATATGATTATTTCAAGCATTATGACTTCTTCTGCAACAGGTGTTTTATCAGCAGCAGTAGCCGGTGGTTGTCTAGGTTTCTTACTATGGAACTTTAACCCTGCTAAGGTATTTATGGGTGACACAGGTTCACTATTCTTAGGCGGTATTGTTTGTGCAATGGCTTATTCAATGAATATGCCGGTTATCCTAATTCCAATGGCACTGACTTATTTACTTGAAATGCTATCTGTTATTCTACAGGTAACATACTTTAAAATTACTCACGGTAAAAGATTATTCAAGATGAGTCCTATCCACCATCACTTTGAAAAGTGTGGTTGGAGCGAAACAAAGATTGTTGTAGTATTCAGTGCATTTACAATTGTTATTTGTGGTATTGTTACTGCATTAGTAATTTTAGGACTTTGA
- a CDS encoding FtsW/RodA/SpoVE family cell cycle protein, with translation MSSETLKRMSNERQRYDSRGRTRRKNAPPKKRKRIAFSIGMGIDLPFLIILLVLLVTGLIMMFSASYAVAYYNQGDSFFFLKRQLIFAVIGFVLMMGISYIDYHSLHHLCYVFLGLSYLALFLVLLLPPVNNVHRWIGVGGYGIQASEFSKFAIVLFLAHWGSLYYDKMSTIKYGVVPALAVFVSTAVLLVLEPHYSGIVIILLLTVVMLYLAGINTKWLAVAGVAVVIAFLIAWVTGLLSYAMTRMEGWGQALEYTTEKMWQTTWQTRNSLYAIGSGGLFGLGLGNSRQKYGYLPEPQNDFIFAVVCEELGLVGAIVILIIFAALVYRGVKIALKAPDRFGKLLGIGLISQIGIQVILNIFVITDWLPNTGISLPFFSYGGSSLVVLMAQMGVILSISRHSNIEKA, from the coding sequence ATGTCATCAGAAACTTTAAAAAGAATGTCAAATGAAAGACAAAGATATGATAGTCGTGGCAGGACAAGAAGAAAAAATGCTCCTCCAAAAAAGAGAAAGAGAATAGCTTTCTCTATTGGTATGGGTATTGACCTACCTTTCCTAATTATTCTATTGGTTCTTCTTGTAACCGGTCTGATAATGATGTTTTCAGCATCTTATGCAGTTGCATATTATAATCAGGGAGACAGTTTCTTCTTCTTGAAAAGGCAGTTAATATTTGCAGTTATCGGCTTTGTGCTTATGATGGGTATTTCCTATATTGACTATCATAGCTTGCATCATTTATGTTATGTATTCTTAGGACTTTCCTATTTGGCACTATTTTTGGTATTGTTGTTGCCACCGGTAAACAATGTTCATAGATGGATTGGTGTTGGTGGTTACGGTATTCAGGCTTCGGAATTTTCAAAATTCGCAATTGTGCTTTTCTTGGCACATTGGGGAAGTCTTTATTATGATAAAATGAGTACCATTAAGTATGGGGTTGTTCCTGCACTTGCAGTATTTGTCAGTACTGCAGTTTTACTTGTGCTTGAACCTCACTATTCAGGTATTGTAATTATTCTATTACTTACAGTTGTAATGCTTTACCTAGCCGGTATTAACACAAAATGGCTTGCTGTTGCCGGTGTGGCAGTTGTAATTGCTTTCTTGATTGCTTGGGTAACCGGTCTTCTTTCTTATGCTATGACAAGAATGGAAGGTTGGGGTCAGGCTCTTGAATATACAACTGAAAAAATGTGGCAAACAACTTGGCAGACCAGAAACAGTCTTTATGCAATAGGCTCAGGTGGTCTATTCGGTTTAGGTCTTGGTAACTCAAGACAGAAGTATGGTTATCTGCCTGAACCACAGAACGACTTTATCTTTGCAGTTGTATGTGAAGAACTTGGTTTAGTAGGTGCAATAGTAATCTTAATTATCTTTGCAGCACTTGTTTATAGAGGTGTAAAGATTGCACTAAAAGCACCGGACAGATTTGGTAAACTACTTGGTATCGGTTTGATTTCACAGATTGGTATTCAAGTTATTCTAAATATTTTTGTTATTACAGACTGGTTGCCTAATACAGGTATCAGCTTACCATTCTTCTCTTATGGTGGTAGTTCCCTGGTTGTATTGATGGCACAGATGGGTGTAATACTTTCAATTTCAAGACACTCTAATATTGAAAAAGCATAA
- the murG gene encoding undecaprenyldiphospho-muramoylpentapeptide beta-N-acetylglucosaminyltransferase, with protein MRILFAGGGTAGHINPALAIAGYVKKQMPEAEILFVGNKGGMEERLVPQAGFDFKQIVISGFKRSFNVKAIGHNVKTVKRMFTASAESKKIIKEFKPDLAVGTGGYVSGPVLRTAAKMGVPIIIHEQNAYPGVTTKMLSKLAKKVMLAIPDAKKHLDPNLDYVITGNPVRQEILSANRESARAELGLDERPVVLSFGGSLGARKINENLADLIARSGKDGKYQHIHAYGQYGKWFPDLVKEKGTDISKCPNLDIREYINNMATCLAACDVVVSRAGAITLSEIQAQGKPAVLIPSPNVAENHQYHNAMAMVNKKAAEIIEEKDLTPELLIEKVDKLLESSATLEEYSKNARKMAIVDANERIFSVIKGILG; from the coding sequence ATGAGAATTTTATTTGCCGGTGGGGGTACAGCCGGTCACATTAATCCGGCACTTGCTATTGCCGGATATGTAAAGAAACAAATGCCTGAAGCAGAAATCCTTTTTGTTGGTAACAAGGGTGGTATGGAAGAAAGACTTGTTCCACAGGCAGGTTTTGACTTTAAGCAAATTGTTATCAGTGGCTTTAAGAGAAGTTTTAATGTTAAGGCAATCGGTCACAATGTTAAAACAGTAAAGAGAATGTTTACAGCCTCTGCTGAGTCAAAGAAAATTATTAAGGAATTTAAACCTGACCTTGCAGTTGGTACAGGTGGTTATGTAAGTGGTCCTGTACTTCGTACTGCAGCAAAGATGGGTGTTCCGATTATTATTCACGAACAAAACGCTTATCCAGGTGTTACTACAAAGATGCTATCAAAGTTAGCTAAGAAAGTTATGTTAGCTATTCCTGATGCTAAGAAACACCTTGACCCTAACCTAGATTATGTTATTACGGGTAACCCTGTAAGACAAGAAATCCTTTCTGCTAACAGAGAAAGTGCAAGAGCAGAACTTGGTCTTGATGAAAGACCTGTTGTTCTATCTTTTGGTGGTTCTTTAGGTGCAAGAAAGATTAACGAAAACTTAGCTGACCTAATCGCAAGAAGTGGTAAAGACGGTAAATATCAGCATATCCATGCTTATGGTCAATACGGTAAGTGGTTTCCTGATTTAGTTAAAGAGAAAGGTACAGACATTTCAAAGTGTCCTAACCTTGATATTAGAGAATATATTAACAATATGGCAACTTGTCTTGCTGCTTGTGATGTGGTTGTATCAAGAGCCGGTGCAATTACACTTTCAGAAATTCAAGCTCAGGGCAAACCGGCAGTTCTGATTCCATCTCCAAATGTAGCTGAAAATCATCAGTATCACAACGCAATGGCTATGGTAAACAAAAAGGCTGCTGAAATTATTGAAGAAAAGGATTTAACTCCTGAACTTCTAATTGAAAAAGTTGATAAGCTACTTGAGAGCAGTGCTACTCTTGAAGAATATAGCAAGAATGCCAGAAAGATGGCTATTGTTGATGCTAATGAAAGAATCTTTAGTGTTATTAAAGGTATTCTAGGCTAA
- the murA gene encoding UDP-N-acetylglucosamine 1-carboxyvinyltransferase: MAKFIVDGNRRLQGEVNLQGAKNSALPIISATLLCSGESVIHCCPIISDINASIQILRYLGCSAKLSDHTLIVDSKDMNRCDIPENLMNEMRSSIVFLGAIIARKGKAKLYFPGGCELGPRPIDLHLSALRKMGVIIDERYGLITCRVKDKLHGAKIALPFPSVGATENIILSAVLAKGTTIISNAAREPEIVDLCDYLVKCGAEIYGAGESTIYIYGVDNLTPTVHTIIPDRIVASTFMAASAVTGGELILNGIISSHLDGVIPLFEEAGCNIKVRNSKLKIDSPNRLKSFKSVRTMPYPGFPTDAQAVMMSVATVAKGTTVFVENIFESRYRHVEDLTRLGANIKVANKVAVVEGVDRLFGAKVVAKELRGAAALVVASLKAEGRTEIEGIKYLERGYEDLEVVLSSLGANIRKV, from the coding sequence GTGGCTAAGTTTATAGTTGATGGTAACAGACGGTTGCAGGGAGAAGTTAATTTGCAAGGTGCTAAGAACAGTGCATTGCCTATTATCTCGGCAACTCTCTTGTGCAGTGGTGAAAGTGTAATTCATTGTTGTCCGATTATTAGTGATATTAATGCATCAATACAGATTTTACGGTATCTTGGTTGTAGTGCAAAACTCAGCGACCACACACTTATTGTTGATAGCAAAGATATGAATAGGTGTGATATACCGGAGAATTTGATGAATGAAATGCGTTCATCTATTGTATTTTTAGGTGCAATAATCGCAAGAAAAGGAAAGGCAAAGTTGTACTTTCCGGGTGGATGTGAATTAGGTCCAAGACCTATTGATTTGCACCTTTCTGCACTTAGGAAAATGGGTGTTATTATTGACGAAAGATATGGGCTTATCACTTGTAGAGTAAAAGATAAATTACATGGAGCAAAGATTGCTTTGCCGTTCCCTAGTGTAGGTGCTACTGAAAACATTATTCTTTCTGCCGTCTTGGCAAAAGGTACTACAATAATCAGTAATGCTGCCAGAGAACCTGAAATTGTTGATTTGTGTGATTATCTTGTTAAGTGTGGTGCTGAAATATATGGTGCCGGTGAAAGCACAATTTATATTTATGGTGTTGATAATTTAACTCCAACAGTCCATACTATTATTCCGGACAGAATTGTTGCCTCAACCTTTATGGCTGCTTCAGCAGTTACCGGTGGTGAGTTAATACTTAACGGTATTATCAGTAGCCACCTTGACGGAGTTATTCCTCTGTTTGAGGAGGCCGGTTGCAATATAAAGGTGAGAAACAGTAAACTTAAGATAGATAGTCCTAATAGACTAAAGTCCTTTAAATCTGTAAGGACAATGCCTTATCCCGGTTTTCCGACTGATGCACAAGCAGTTATGATGTCTGTTGCAACAGTTGCTAAGGGTACAACTGTATTTGTTGAAAATATTTTTGAAAGCAGATACCGTCATGTTGAGGACTTAACACGACTTGGTGCTAATATAAAGGTAGCCAACAAGGTTGCAGTTGTTGAAGGTGTAGATAGATTATTTGGTGCTAAGGTAGTAGCAAAAGAACTAAGGGGTGCTGCTGCTTTGGTTGTTGCTTCTTTAAAAGCAGAGGGTAGAACCGAAATTGAAGGAATTAAGTACCTTGAAAGAGGATATGAAGACCTAGAGGTTGTACTGTCAAGTTTAGGAGCAAATATAAGGAAAGTATAG